A single region of the Lysinibacillus sp. B2A1 genome encodes:
- a CDS encoding peptide ABC transporter permease has translation MLWYIGKRLLQSVITLFIILTIVFSLLRLMPEEGYLGAAADKMSPAQQEIYLTNLGLRDPLLVQLGNFYSKLFQGDLGKSVTYRTDVPVVTIIADKIMYSLAFGLGAVVLSLLLGVPLGILMAQMKGRWLDRLGTGYIVIVVAVPAAVYYLVIQMYITEIFHLPMLFDEYKPITWILPLASMALAPTASYAMWMRRYMVDELNKDYIKLARAKGMKERTLMFKHVLRNAFIPMAQYLPATILFTITGSIYIESLYSIPGMGGLLVDAIQRQDNTIVQGLVLVFSSLGIVGLILGDIAMALVDPRIKLGKGESVR, from the coding sequence ATGCTGTGGTATATAGGGAAGCGACTCTTACAATCTGTGATTACTCTTTTTATCATCCTAACAATTGTTTTTTCATTATTACGATTAATGCCAGAGGAAGGCTATTTAGGAGCAGCAGCCGATAAAATGTCGCCTGCGCAACAAGAAATATATTTAACAAATTTAGGATTACGTGATCCTTTATTGGTCCAACTAGGTAACTTTTACAGTAAATTGTTTCAAGGAGATTTGGGGAAATCTGTTACCTACAGGACAGATGTACCAGTCGTTACAATTATTGCAGATAAAATTATGTATTCCTTGGCTTTCGGTTTAGGGGCTGTTGTGTTATCTCTTTTGCTTGGTGTTCCACTTGGTATTTTAATGGCTCAAATGAAAGGGCGTTGGCTGGATAGATTGGGGACTGGCTATATAGTGATTGTCGTTGCAGTACCAGCTGCTGTTTACTATTTAGTTATTCAAATGTATATTACGGAAATTTTTCATTTGCCAATGCTCTTTGATGAGTATAAGCCTATTACCTGGATTTTACCACTTGCTTCAATGGCATTAGCACCAACTGCCTCCTATGCCATGTGGATGCGACGTTATATGGTAGATGAATTAAACAAGGATTATATTAAGCTAGCACGAGCAAAAGGCATGAAAGAGCGCACATTAATGTTTAAACATGTTTTACGAAATGCCTTTATACCAATGGCACAATATTTACCTGCAACGATTCTTTTTACAATTACTGGCTCCATCTATATTGAATCTCTGTACTCGATTCCTGGGATGGGTGGCTTACTCGTTGATGCGATACAGCGCCAAGATAACACCATTGTACAGGGCTTAGTCCTTGTTTTTTCTTCACTTGGGATTGTTGGCTTGATTTTAGGGGATATTGCCATGGCACTTGTTGATCCACGTATTAAATTGGGGAAAGGGGAGAGTGTACGCTAA
- a CDS encoding peptide ABC transporter substrate-binding protein — MKRYWWLFVCLVALLCAACSDDSSNEKKSEYRVVYSGEIKTLNYLKTSETNEFAVAANLVDGLIEYDKYGVVQPALAKEWSSNEDATVWTFKLRGDAKWVTHDGKEFADVVAQDFVDGLHYVLDAKNESSTAWIATVVKNGEAFYNGEIKDFKQVGIKATDEHTVEYTLETPTPYFLSMLNYVCFFPVNGEFIEEKGNSFGTTHENFLYNGSYILDKFEPQNERVLVKNETYWDKDNVFIDRIRYKYNKEAATVAPELFLRGEVDTASIPTSIIDEWFKDDKKKSQVRQTQNNFYTYFYALNFNPQFDAEYEPDNWKVAVNNKDFRKSLFHALDRVPAMLTLEPYNPKDLLSNTITPKNFVDIDGLDYTQLAPLADIANQDSFNKDQALAYKEKAMAALEGKATFPVKVLMPYNAGSPDWANRSQVVEQQIEKLLGTDYIDIIVEAGPSTGFLSEVRRPGKFALLEANWGPDYADPSTYTDPFTVDGTYNKPELAEGYTEANGKSKYQNLVDGAKSTIDTVKRYELFAKAEAFLIDEAFVIPYSVGGSGYVASKLNPFEAQYSPFGVTAEKFKGQRLLDKPMSNDEFKEALAKWEQERADALAKAAQ, encoded by the coding sequence ATGAAAAGATATTGGTGGCTTTTCGTATGTCTTGTCGCATTGCTTTGCGCAGCCTGTAGTGATGATTCTTCGAATGAAAAAAAATCAGAGTATCGTGTTGTCTATTCAGGGGAAATAAAAACATTAAATTACTTAAAAACCTCTGAAACCAATGAGTTTGCGGTGGCAGCGAACTTAGTCGATGGATTAATTGAGTATGATAAATATGGTGTCGTGCAGCCTGCTCTAGCGAAGGAATGGTCTTCCAATGAGGATGCAACGGTATGGACATTTAAGCTTCGTGGAGATGCAAAGTGGGTTACCCATGATGGAAAGGAGTTTGCGGATGTTGTTGCTCAAGATTTTGTAGATGGCCTACATTATGTACTGGATGCAAAGAATGAATCATCAACAGCTTGGATTGCCACGGTTGTTAAAAATGGAGAAGCCTTCTATAACGGCGAAATTAAGGATTTTAAGCAGGTTGGCATAAAGGCAACGGATGAACATACAGTAGAATATACTTTAGAAACGCCTACACCATATTTTCTTTCTATGTTGAATTATGTCTGTTTCTTCCCAGTAAATGGTGAATTTATTGAGGAAAAAGGGAATAGCTTTGGAACAACACATGAAAATTTCCTTTATAATGGCTCCTATATTTTAGACAAATTCGAACCGCAAAATGAGCGTGTACTTGTGAAGAATGAAACATATTGGGATAAGGACAATGTGTTCATTGATCGTATTCGCTATAAATACAATAAAGAAGCGGCTACGGTTGCACCAGAATTATTTTTACGAGGGGAAGTAGATACTGCAAGCATTCCAACGTCCATTATTGATGAATGGTTCAAAGATGATAAGAAAAAATCACAAGTTCGTCAAACGCAAAATAACTTCTATACGTACTTCTATGCACTAAACTTTAACCCTCAATTCGATGCAGAGTATGAGCCAGATAACTGGAAGGTCGCAGTCAACAACAAAGATTTCCGTAAGTCCTTATTCCATGCTCTTGATCGTGTCCCTGCCATGCTAACTTTAGAACCATATAATCCAAAAGATTTGCTTAGCAATACAATTACACCTAAAAACTTTGTTGATATAGATGGCCTTGATTATACGCAACTAGCACCATTAGCGGATATTGCAAATCAGGATTCCTTTAATAAAGACCAGGCATTGGCATACAAGGAAAAGGCAATGGCTGCACTTGAAGGAAAAGCAACATTCCCTGTAAAAGTATTAATGCCATATAATGCTGGTAGTCCAGATTGGGCAAATCGTTCACAAGTGGTGGAACAGCAAATTGAGAAATTATTAGGAACAGACTATATCGATATTATTGTGGAGGCAGGACCATCCACAGGCTTTTTATCAGAAGTTCGTCGCCCTGGTAAATTTGCATTGCTGGAAGCCAACTGGGGACCTGACTATGCTGATCCATCAACGTATACTGATCCATTTACTGTAGATGGAACTTACAATAAACCAGAACTAGCGGAAGGTTATACTGAAGCTAATGGTAAATCAAAATATCAAAACTTAGTGGACGGAGCAAAGTCAACAATTGATACAGTAAAACGATATGAATTATTTGCGAAGGCTGAGGCTTTCTTAATTGATGAAGCATTTGTCATTCCTTATTCAGTAGGGGGAAGCGGCTATGTTGCCTCTAAATTAAATCCTTTTGAGGCTCAATATTCTCCATTTGGAGTGACAGCAGAGAAATTTAAGGGACAACGACTATTAGATAAACCAATGAGCAATGATGAATTTAAAGAAGCGCTAGCAAAGTGGGAGCAGGAACGTGCTGATGCATTAGCAAAAGCAGCACAATAA
- a CDS encoding amino acid amidase, producing MKVYISADIEGITGTTVWSETELNAPDYQFFQKQMTQEVEAAIEGAIAGGATEILLKDGHDSARNLDISNLPINCKIIRGWTYDPMCMVAGLDNTFDRAIFIGYHSKGGSERNPLAHTLCVFADVKINGEYASEFLINTYAAALHGVPVSFVSGDVGLTEEIQSINENIVTFATKEGIGNATISVSPKLAIQETKRLVEEAMKVSRNSLQVSLPKHFKVEIIYRDHTRAYRNSFYPNATFKPHNIVEFITDDFYEVLRILQFLT from the coding sequence ATGAAGGTTTATATAAGTGCAGATATTGAAGGAATTACAGGTACTACAGTATGGAGTGAAACGGAGCTAAATGCCCCAGATTATCAGTTTTTTCAAAAGCAAATGACTCAGGAAGTAGAGGCTGCGATTGAAGGGGCAATTGCCGGCGGAGCTACTGAAATTTTATTAAAGGATGGGCATGATTCAGCTCGGAATTTAGATATTTCAAATTTACCCATCAATTGTAAAATCATTCGTGGATGGACCTATGACCCAATGTGTATGGTTGCAGGATTAGATAACACGTTTGATCGAGCCATTTTTATTGGCTATCACAGTAAAGGTGGAAGTGAGCGAAATCCTTTGGCCCATACACTCTGTGTGTTTGCAGATGTCAAAATTAACGGGGAGTATGCCAGTGAATTTCTGATTAATACGTATGCAGCGGCATTACATGGGGTACCTGTTTCATTTGTTAGCGGGGATGTTGGGCTAACAGAAGAAATTCAGTCCATAAATGAAAACATTGTCACATTTGCCACGAAAGAAGGAATCGGCAATGCAACGATTAGTGTTAGTCCAAAATTAGCCATTCAGGAAACAAAAAGACTAGTGGAGGAAGCTATGAAAGTTTCACGCAATTCCTTACAAGTATCATTACCTAAACATTTTAAAGTAGAAATTATTTATCGTGACCATACACGCGCATATCGAAATTCCTTTTACCCTAATGCTACATTTAAACCTCATAATATAGTGGAATTTATCACAGATGATTTTTATGAAGTGCTTCGAATTTTACAGTTCCTAACATAG
- a CDS encoding aspartate racemase yields the protein MNTIGLIGGMSWESSSEYYRLLNEEVKKQLGGLHSAKCILYSVDFQEIEHFQARGEWDKAGEVLAEAAYSLEKAGASFIVICTNTMHKVIDTIQQRITIPILHIADATAHKIVEMGLQKIALLGTKYTMEQDFYKARVETFGITVLVPQVEERTEVNRIIYEELCLGEIKPSSKHYYLQVIDNLVKSGAQGVILGCTEIGLLIKQDDVEIPVFDTTMIHAQAAVNKAIQKEE from the coding sequence ATGAATACGATTGGACTAATTGGTGGCATGAGCTGGGAATCTTCTTCAGAGTATTATCGACTACTTAATGAAGAAGTAAAAAAGCAGTTAGGAGGTTTGCATTCGGCAAAGTGTATATTATATAGTGTAGATTTTCAGGAAATTGAACATTTTCAAGCTAGAGGAGAATGGGACAAGGCTGGTGAGGTGCTTGCTGAAGCCGCCTATTCTTTGGAGAAGGCGGGCGCGAGTTTTATTGTTATTTGCACCAATACCATGCATAAGGTAATTGATACAATTCAGCAGAGAATTACGATCCCCATTTTACATATAGCCGATGCAACAGCACATAAAATAGTAGAGATGGGTTTACAAAAAATAGCTCTTCTAGGGACAAAGTATACAATGGAGCAGGATTTCTATAAGGCTAGAGTGGAAACCTTCGGAATTACAGTACTTGTTCCACAGGTAGAGGAGCGAACAGAGGTCAATCGAATCATCTATGAAGAATTGTGTTTGGGGGAAATTAAACCCTCTTCCAAACATTATTATTTACAAGTAATTGATAACCTTGTGAAGTCTGGTGCGCAGGGAGTAATTCTTGGATGTACAGAGATAGGGTTGCTGATCAAGCAGGATGATGTAGAAATTCCCGTTTTTGATACAACGATGATACACGCGCAAGCTGCTGTAAATAAAGCTATTCAAAAGGAGGAATAA
- a CDS encoding sodium:alanine symporter family protein has product MEWLSTIVNNTNSILWTYILIILLLVAGLYFSFGTKFVQIRLFPEMFRLIVEKREGESGVSPFQAFTISAASRVGTGNITGVALAIGVGGPGAVFWMWIIAILGMATAFIESTLAQVYKVKDGETFRGGPAYYMEKALGQRKLGIIFSILLTLSFGFIFNAVQSNTIATSVGEAFGIRPWIIGAILVVLTAMIIFGGVQRIVKVTQVLVPVMAIFYLLVALYVVVTNLSEIPTVFKLIFMQAFGLQEAAGGAIGIAIMQGVRRGLFSNEAGMGSVPNAAATANTSHPAKQGLVQSLGVFFDTIMICTATAFIIILAGLYDKGESNGIILTQNSLAIHVGGWAPYFIAIAIIFFAFSSIVGNYYYGESNIEFMNAHKGWMFFYRTLVLAMVMFGSVAQVQLVWNLADLFMGLMAFINIAIIMILGKIAFLVLDDFTKQRNTGKNPVFYAKSIPTLKNTDCWDEDR; this is encoded by the coding sequence ATGGAATGGTTATCTACGATTGTCAATAACACGAACTCAATATTATGGACATATATTCTTATCATACTATTATTAGTAGCAGGATTATATTTTTCATTCGGCACAAAATTTGTACAAATTAGACTTTTTCCTGAAATGTTCCGTTTAATTGTTGAAAAAAGAGAAGGAGAGTCAGGAGTTTCTCCATTCCAAGCCTTTACGATAAGCGCAGCCTCGCGTGTAGGGACAGGTAATATTACCGGTGTTGCTTTAGCAATTGGTGTAGGTGGACCTGGTGCAGTATTTTGGATGTGGATCATTGCTATATTAGGGATGGCAACTGCCTTTATTGAAAGTACTCTAGCTCAGGTATACAAGGTGAAGGATGGCGAAACATTTCGTGGTGGACCAGCTTATTATATGGAAAAGGCGCTAGGACAACGCAAGCTAGGTATTATTTTTAGTATTCTGTTAACGTTAAGTTTTGGCTTTATATTTAATGCTGTACAGTCCAATACTATTGCAACCTCTGTTGGTGAAGCGTTTGGTATAAGACCTTGGATTATTGGGGCTATTTTGGTCGTATTAACAGCCATGATTATTTTTGGTGGGGTTCAAAGAATTGTAAAAGTGACACAGGTCCTTGTACCCGTCATGGCTATTTTCTATTTACTTGTCGCACTATATGTGGTTGTTACGAACTTATCTGAAATTCCTACAGTTTTCAAACTTATCTTCATGCAAGCTTTTGGTCTTCAGGAAGCTGCTGGAGGAGCAATTGGCATCGCCATTATGCAAGGTGTACGTCGTGGTTTGTTTTCAAACGAGGCTGGAATGGGGAGTGTACCTAACGCAGCAGCTACCGCTAATACCTCACACCCTGCAAAGCAAGGGCTTGTACAGAGCTTAGGTGTCTTTTTTGATACGATTATGATTTGTACAGCAACCGCATTTATCATTATTTTAGCGGGCTTATATGATAAAGGAGAAAGCAATGGCATTATCCTTACGCAAAACTCACTTGCTATCCATGTAGGTGGGTGGGCACCTTACTTTATTGCTATTGCCATTATCTTCTTTGCCTTTAGCTCGATCGTTGGTAACTACTATTATGGAGAATCCAATATTGAATTTATGAATGCCCATAAGGGGTGGATGTTCTTCTACCGTACGTTAGTGCTGGCGATGGTCATGTTTGGTTCCGTTGCACAAGTTCAGCTAGTCTGGAATTTAGCAGATTTATTTATGGGACTTATGGCTTTTATTAATATAGCAATTATCATGATTCTTGGCAAAATTGCCTTCCTTGTTTTAGACGATTTTACGAAGCAACGTAATACAGGCAAAAATCCAGTATTTTATGCAAAATCAATTCCAACATTGAAAAATACAGATTGTTGGGACGAAGATCGTTAA
- a CDS encoding chemotaxis protein, with protein sequence MKQFFGSFKGKLYTLFALILLIPVISVGSLSYLSAKNSIEQEILFSANESVDILNKLIDKTISEKINDVSIFSNEIDALQYEASKTTILSNFQQYTKLHPDVLSIYVGTDKGEFLQEPRLNGEDYNPLERDWYKKAKSLKSDTLITNPYIDAGTGDMVVTIARQVKDQSGVVAVDIKLTDLQKISDSISIGKNGYPSIFGDNNMVIAHPTLEAGGELKESFLNKLYDSTSGTYEYVFNEDNRIMFFTTNELTNWKITGTIFAKEIDESASTILSHTLLVLGAAIVISSIVFYFVMKAVIKPIRALKDSAVTISKGDLTEKVVVTSKDEIGQLGQAFNDMQGSLRTLIQKIERNAEEVASSAEELTANANQTSIATEKVAISIQDVASSADIQTTSANKNAQSLHELSKAILHIADISSTVTDLSQHATHQADEGGKAVQNTKNQMQSIHVSVTESNQKIQTLHERSQQITSILDVITGIADQTNLLALNAAIEAARAGEHGKGFAVVADEVRKLAEQSQTSAKQIFELIHSIQLETEQSVTIMAKVSEDVQNGLQVSDEAITKFQVILTSMNDIMPKMNEVSSASEQMSASVQEVAAITEDLAFSAQGNATASEDVAASTEEQLASMEEINASAQALAHMADELKQLISQFNY encoded by the coding sequence ATGAAACAATTTTTTGGAAGCTTTAAGGGCAAGCTTTATACTTTATTTGCTCTTATATTACTTATCCCGGTCATTTCTGTTGGGAGTCTGTCCTACCTTTCGGCTAAAAATTCTATAGAGCAAGAAATTTTGTTTAGTGCAAATGAAAGTGTAGATATTTTAAATAAGCTTATTGATAAAACTATTAGTGAAAAAATAAATGATGTAAGTATTTTCAGTAATGAAATAGACGCTTTACAGTATGAAGCATCAAAAACGACTATACTATCAAATTTTCAACAATATACAAAGCTTCATCCAGATGTGTTAAGTATTTATGTTGGAACAGATAAAGGTGAATTTCTACAAGAGCCTAGACTAAATGGGGAAGATTATAACCCATTAGAAAGAGATTGGTACAAGAAAGCAAAATCACTTAAGAGTGATACATTAATTACAAACCCTTATATTGATGCAGGGACTGGAGATATGGTGGTGACAATCGCCAGACAAGTGAAGGATCAATCTGGAGTTGTCGCAGTGGATATAAAATTAACGGATCTTCAAAAAATCTCCGACTCCATTAGCATCGGTAAAAATGGCTATCCATCCATTTTCGGTGACAATAATATGGTAATTGCTCATCCTACCTTAGAAGCGGGCGGAGAATTAAAAGAGAGTTTCCTTAATAAATTATACGACAGTACGTCAGGAACATATGAATATGTCTTTAATGAAGATAATCGTATTATGTTTTTTACAACAAATGAGCTAACAAATTGGAAAATTACTGGCACAATTTTTGCGAAGGAAATAGATGAATCTGCTTCAACGATCTTATCTCATACACTTTTAGTATTAGGTGCAGCTATTGTAATCAGCTCGATTGTTTTCTATTTTGTTATGAAAGCTGTGATTAAACCGATTAGAGCACTAAAGGATAGTGCTGTAACGATTAGCAAGGGTGATTTAACTGAAAAAGTCGTGGTAACCTCCAAGGATGAAATTGGACAGCTAGGTCAAGCCTTTAATGATATGCAAGGTAGCTTACGTACACTTATCCAAAAAATTGAGCGAAATGCAGAGGAGGTGGCATCTTCAGCAGAAGAGCTAACTGCCAATGCGAATCAAACAAGTATAGCAACGGAAAAGGTGGCAATATCAATCCAGGATGTTGCATCAAGTGCAGATATACAAACAACGAGTGCCAATAAAAACGCACAATCGCTTCATGAGCTTTCGAAGGCAATTCTTCATATTGCAGATATCTCTTCTACTGTGACAGACCTCTCTCAACACGCTACTCATCAAGCAGATGAAGGTGGAAAGGCAGTCCAAAATACAAAGAATCAAATGCAATCGATCCATGTATCGGTGACAGAATCCAACCAAAAAATTCAAACTTTACACGAGCGCTCACAGCAAATAACATCTATTTTAGATGTTATTACGGGCATAGCGGATCAAACTAACTTACTGGCTTTAAATGCTGCCATTGAAGCAGCAAGAGCAGGGGAACATGGTAAAGGATTTGCTGTTGTTGCTGATGAAGTAAGGAAACTAGCAGAGCAATCTCAGACATCAGCCAAGCAAATTTTTGAGCTTATTCATAGTATTCAGCTAGAAACAGAACAATCTGTTACTATTATGGCGAAAGTTTCAGAGGATGTTCAAAATGGTTTACAGGTATCTGATGAAGCTATTACCAAATTCCAAGTAATCCTCACAAGTATGAATGATATTATGCCAAAAATGAATGAGGTTTCTTCTGCCTCCGAGCAAATGTCAGCAAGTGTACAAGAAGTAGCAGCTATTACAGAGGATCTGGCTTTCTCTGCACAAGGAAATGCAACTGCATCTGAGGATGTTGCTGCCTCTACTGAGGAACAATTGGCCTCTATGGAAGAAATCAATGCCTCTGCACAAGCTTTAGCACATATGGCAGATGAATTAAAACAGTTAATTAGTCAATTTAACTATTAA
- a CDS encoding methyl-accepting chemotaxis protein, whose translation MKITVERKLQFAFGLVLIFLLLITGISMYYLNDNRHTLKEIQEKTELIDLYQDISFQTVRANAAIRGYMLYGKEEMLNNHFEIRDTLHKSIRRIEELGYKNADFEQFLKQLDEWEKPIDEKIVPLFQNGEHQQAQQLALPILGEGSQKLVVFGKTMATAQQKDMQALIEVTRQSGDTSGKEIAVLAIISLLISIIIATVFGRRVAKNIQQTVVEMDKFSNGDLQTHLQFKTKDEFAQLANSFNIMSEKLRHTMKQVGQSSEQVAATSEQLTASSIEVTQATEVVTESIQDIAQGIEQQDSLTSDVRNLSTHILKKMNEISTSIDNVNNATVETKSMASSGRSSVRDVIEQMNEISDNTAELSTRVNDLDENTASIVSAVNVIKNIATQTNLLAINASIEAARSGEHGKGFAVVAEEVRKLADESNLAAIDIEKVVAQITESTRIIEEDMGNSNESVTVGRDKVNVARDNFITIDEAINDVQAQTQAVTAAIRAIYLDIEKLVKEIDYISEVSMKSSGNVQSVAASSEEQNAAMEEVAAASSHLAKMAIDLQESIQAFKY comes from the coding sequence ATGAAGATAACGGTAGAAAGAAAATTGCAGTTTGCTTTTGGGCTAGTGTTGATTTTTCTATTATTAATTACAGGTATTTCTATGTATTATTTAAATGATAATCGTCACACGCTTAAAGAGATTCAAGAAAAAACAGAATTAATCGATTTATATCAGGATATTTCCTTCCAAACAGTTCGAGCGAATGCAGCTATAAGAGGCTATATGCTGTATGGAAAGGAAGAAATGCTTAATAATCATTTTGAAATTCGAGATACCTTACATAAATCCATTCGTCGTATTGAAGAACTTGGCTATAAAAATGCAGACTTTGAACAGTTTTTAAAGCAATTAGATGAATGGGAAAAGCCAATTGATGAAAAAATAGTGCCACTATTTCAAAATGGTGAGCATCAACAAGCACAGCAGCTTGCATTACCGATATTAGGAGAAGGTTCGCAAAAATTAGTTGTCTTTGGAAAAACAATGGCAACAGCGCAGCAAAAGGATATGCAGGCCCTTATAGAGGTAACAAGGCAAAGTGGAGACACAAGTGGTAAAGAAATTGCAGTATTGGCAATTATATCACTGCTTATCAGTATTATTATTGCAACTGTATTTGGCAGAAGGGTTGCAAAAAATATTCAACAAACTGTTGTTGAAATGGATAAGTTTTCAAATGGTGATTTACAAACACACCTTCAATTTAAAACAAAGGATGAGTTTGCCCAGCTTGCAAATTCCTTTAATATAATGTCAGAAAAACTGAGACATACGATGAAGCAAGTTGGACAATCCTCTGAACAAGTAGCAGCAACCTCTGAGCAGTTGACAGCAAGCAGTATTGAGGTAACGCAGGCAACAGAAGTGGTGACAGAATCCATTCAAGATATTGCACAGGGGATTGAACAGCAGGACTCTCTAACAAGTGATGTTCGGAATTTATCCACTCACATCTTGAAAAAAATGAACGAAATTTCTACAAGTATTGATAATGTTAATAATGCCACGGTGGAAACGAAAAGCATGGCAAGTTCAGGGCGTTCCTCAGTTCGGGATGTTATTGAACAAATGAATGAGATTTCAGATAATACGGCAGAGCTAAGCACTCGCGTTAATGATTTAGATGAAAATACGGCATCGATTGTTTCAGCAGTGAATGTTATCAAAAATATTGCCACGCAAACGAATTTATTAGCAATCAATGCCTCGATAGAAGCCGCAAGAAGCGGTGAGCATGGTAAGGGATTTGCGGTCGTTGCCGAAGAGGTTCGAAAACTAGCAGATGAATCGAATTTAGCTGCTATAGATATAGAAAAAGTCGTTGCACAAATTACTGAAAGTACTCGAATTATTGAGGAAGACATGGGCAATAGTAATGAGTCTGTAACGGTTGGCAGGGACAAAGTGAATGTGGCAAGAGATAATTTCATAACAATTGATGAGGCTATAAATGACGTACAGGCACAAACACAGGCTGTCACGGCAGCTATACGAGCGATTTATCTAGATATTGAAAAACTAGTGAAGGAAATTGATTATATTAGCGAGGTATCCATGAAATCAAGCGGCAATGTGCAAAGTGTCGCTGCATCATCTGAAGAACAAAACGCGGCGATGGAAGAAGTTGCAGCAGCCTCTTCTCATTTGGCTAAAATGGCAATTGACCTACAAGAATCGATTCAGGCATTTAAATATTAA
- a CDS encoding delta-aminolevulinic acid dehydratase: MSKPELYVSLVVGPDCDIESIALRSVLESFGARVTLHLIGRPNDFIDVLSGQDLDQKLDYLILNFHGDEGRFCMPELGEEIYELNEPRGAFFSSQEVLQYCQLHGVKVIASGCSLGEKPLASAFLESGCHSYLGPDDYIDGNANLMFLIRYMYEIITHGKTQQEAYEIAKSIDTETSMYQLYFS, from the coding sequence ATGAGTAAACCAGAATTATATGTTAGTTTAGTAGTTGGTCCAGATTGTGATATCGAATCCATTGCTTTAAGATCTGTATTAGAGTCATTTGGTGCAAGAGTGACGCTTCATTTAATTGGAAGGCCCAATGACTTCATAGATGTGCTATCAGGTCAGGATCTTGACCAAAAACTGGATTATTTAATTCTTAATTTTCATGGAGATGAGGGGCGCTTTTGCATGCCAGAGCTAGGGGAGGAGATTTATGAATTAAATGAACCAAGAGGAGCATTTTTCAGTTCACAAGAAGTTCTACAATATTGTCAACTTCATGGTGTAAAGGTGATTGCCTCTGGCTGTTCACTAGGTGAAAAGCCATTAGCTTCTGCCTTTTTAGAAAGTGGCTGTCACTCCTATTTAGGCCCAGATGACTACATAGATGGCAATGCAAATTTAATGTTTTTAATTAGATATATGTATGAAATTATAACGCATGGGAAAACACAACAGGAGGCCTATGAAATCGCTAAATCTATAGATACAGAAACCTCCATGTATCAGCTTTATTTTTCATAG
- a CDS encoding cytochrome c oxidase assembly protein produces MKNNIIGFILLLMLTTVLSACGNAKFKADYNLALPDFEHVNQRGEAVSLESLKGKPWIGMYIFTNCTSICPPMSFNMAQVQEKLKKKGVEDYQIVAFSVDPDVDKPDVLADYLSKYNVPDELKWNLLTGYSQKYIEQFAVKSTKIMVKDDPNSDQVIHGNQFFLVDKDGILVKMYTGYAKNIEDVPIDTMASDIETYIDENL; encoded by the coding sequence ATGAAAAATAATATAATTGGATTCATACTACTTTTGATGTTGACAACTGTACTTAGTGCATGTGGAAATGCAAAATTTAAGGCAGATTACAACTTAGCACTGCCAGATTTTGAGCATGTTAATCAACGTGGAGAAGCTGTTTCTTTAGAAAGTTTAAAAGGAAAACCATGGATTGGGATGTATATTTTCACGAATTGTACTTCTATTTGTCCACCAATGTCCTTTAATATGGCGCAGGTCCAAGAAAAGCTGAAGAAAAAAGGTGTGGAAGATTATCAGATTGTTGCGTTTTCAGTGGATCCTGATGTTGATAAGCCAGATGTACTTGCGGATTATCTAAGCAAATATAATGTACCTGATGAATTAAAATGGAATCTCCTTACTGGTTATTCACAAAAATATATTGAACAATTTGCAGTAAAATCAACTAAAATTATGGTTAAGGATGACCCTAATTCCGATCAAGTGATTCATGGTAATCAATTTTTCTTAGTGGATAAAGACGGGATTTTAGTAAAAATGTATACGGGATATGCCAAAAATATTGAGGATGTACCCATTGATACAATGGCGTCTGACATCGAAACATATATTGATGAAAATTTATAA
- a CDS encoding YvrJ family protein: MEQWLNMISDIGFPILVSFYLLHRVEVKLDAIHEALISLK, translated from the coding sequence ATGGAGCAGTGGTTAAACATGATTTCAGATATTGGCTTTCCAATTTTGGTGTCGTTTTATTTATTGCACCGAGTAGAGGTAAAGCTGGATGCGATTCATGAAGCACTTATTTCCTTAAAGTGA